From the Gymnogyps californianus isolate 813 chromosome 2, ASM1813914v2, whole genome shotgun sequence genome, one window contains:
- the GATAD1 gene encoding GATA zinc finger domain-containing protein 1: MPLGLKPTCSVCRSTSSSMWKKGGQGEILCNNCTARSAPPGPAAFATTSAAAQHSNGGGGGGGKQSKQEIHRRSARLRNTKYKSAPAAEKKVSTKGKGRRHIFKLKNPIKAPESVSTIITAESIFYKGVYYQIGDVVSVVDEQDGKTYYAQIRGFIQDQYCEKSAALTWLIPTQASPKDCFDPASYIIGPEEDLPRKMEYLEFVCHAPSEYFKSRSSPFPTVPTRPEKGYIWTHVGPTPAISIKETVSNNL, from the exons ATGCCGCTGGGGCTGAAGCCCACCTGCAGCGTGTGCCGCAGCACGTCCTCCTCCATGTGGAAGAAGGGCGGCCAGGGCGAGATCCTGTGCAACAACTGCACGgcccgctccgcgccgcccgggCCCGCCGCCTTCGCCACCACCTCGGCCGCCGCCCAGCACAGCAacggcggaggcggcggcggcgggaagcAG AGTAAGCAGGAGATCCACCGGCGCTCTGCGCGGCTGAGGAACACCAAGTACAAGTCGGCGCCCGCCGCGGAGAAGAAGGTTTCCACGAAGGGCAAGGGGAGGAGGCACATCTTTAAGTTAAAAAAC CCCATCAAGGCTCCTGAGTCTGTATCCACTATAATTACAGCAGAATCAATCTTTTATAAG GGTGTATACTATCAAATTGGAGACGTTGTTTCAGTGGTTGATGAACAGGATGGAAAAACATACTACGCTCAGATCCGTGGGTTTATTCAGGACCAATACTGTGAAAAGAGTGCTGCGCTAACCTGGCTCATTCCTACGCAAGCCAGCCCCAAAGATTGTTTTGACCCAGCATCCTATATCATAG gacCAGAAGAAGACCTCCCAAGGAAAATGGAATATTTAGAATTTGTTTGTCATGCACCTTCGGAATATTTCAAATCTCGATCGTCTCCCTTCCCTACTGTTCCTACAAGACCAGAGAAGGGCTATATATGGACTCATGTGGGACCTACTCCTGCAATCTCCATTAAAGAAACTGTTTccaataatttataa